GACGCGAATGATCTCCGGCAGCCCGACCTGTCGCATCAGATTCTTGAACGTGCACAGCGTGTTGTGGAACTGCTGATTGGGCTGGGCACGGCACGCGAGAATGAAGTGGCTGTACAGGTCGCACACCGTCAACGGATCGCAGCGAGTGCCGTCCGCCAGATTAAACCAGCCCTTGAAGTCGACCGTCCACACGTGATTGGGCTGCGTCGCCTCGGTCAACCCATTGCTTGGAGCCTCGTAGGCACCCGGTTTTCGCCGCCGTTTCACGCTCAATCCGTTGCGCCTGAGGATCTCTCCAATTGTGCTTCGCGCCGGCGGTCGCTCGATCTGATGCTTCAACTCAAGCATCCGATACAGCTTCTTCGGCCCCCAGGTTCGATGCAGCCGCCTTTCCGCCACAATCAAGGCCTCGATCTGCTCTGCGGTTCGCTGGGGCATGCGATGCGGTCGATGACTCCGCACTCGGAGGCCATTCATCCCCTCATCCGCGTATCTTTCCAGATGCTTGTACCCGGTTTTCCGGCTGATCCCGAACTGCTCACACAGCTCGGTCACGGTGAATCGCCCGCTTTTCGCAAGGCTCACAAATCGAATTATCTCGTCCATAGTGGTTACATTTTTCCACGGCATGTCGCCGTTATGTGTAACCCATCACTCTGGACAATCTGTCACCTATCACTCCGGATCATACCCACCTTGGTGAACTCGGTCGCCGCCCACGGGGCTGGACTCTCCGGACCGGAATGAAGTAGCGCCTCGTCTGCCGCTGGATCATTTCACCACCTCGAACACTGCGACACATTCGATTTGCGCTGGGAACTGGTTGAATATGCCAAGTGGCTCGCTCTTGAAGACCCCTTCAATGACGACGTTTACCCGATTATCCCTCGTTGTCCGTTCTGCTTGCGAGCCGGGGCAATCTTTGCCGATCCACAAGCACAACTCCGTGTTTTTCGCCATGAACACACCTCGACTTTCAAAGAGGACCGAAGACGGAGCTTCAAAATAGTAGAAGCCCATGACTCGAACCATTTGCCCATTCCACCGTTCCGGATCCTTGAGCAGGTCGCTAACAGATATGGCACTCATAGCAGCTGCAGAAATTGTTGAAGGCGTGTTTTTGCAACTCATGATGAAGAATCCCACGACAAGACAAACGAAGCACATAACCCGGGTTTTCATCGGCTGAAGGTCCCCAGGTTTTCTGTTCGCGTTCGCCAGGCTCCGTCTGGCTCTTGATAGGCTCGCAAGACTTCCACGGTGATCTTCTTTCCGAAGAAGCCGCCATCTCGACCGAGGTATAGCGGAATTGCACGACCCGCCTTTTGCGACGCCGCTAATACCGCGGGAATGTCACCAATGCCATTCCCGTCATCGCTGAAGGAAGCTGAGCTGGGATGAGAGTGATAACCACCTACGAACCGAGTCCCAGCCGGAATCTTTCGAGAGTCAATACCTGCACCAGGCTGGTAAACTTTTCCGCCTTTCGTATACGGCTTTCCACCGGGACGAGGTGCCTGCGCTCCATACAGTGTCTTTCCTGCTTCTTCGTAACTGAAGATTTCGCCGCTGTGTTCGAGGCTATCGACGTCGGCAAGCGTTAGTTTCTTTGCACGTATAGACATTTCTACGCCTGCCTCGTCAGCCGTGCCAAAGCCCCGAATGGAACCATCAGAGTGTGCAGCATGATTGAAGAGATAAGTGAACGCACCGCTTACCGCACCGTTGGCGAACTTTCCGCCGCCGATGGCCGACGCCGTGCCGCCAACCACAGCAGCGGCGACCACCTGACCGGGAACACCACCCGGAGCAAATCGCGAGATCGGCCCTGCTGCAGCGGATGCGAACGCCGCCGCGTAGAAGCCATGCCGGAACTCGCCGCCCATCGCTTCGGTAACTCCACCCTGTGCGACACCGTGAGCGAGATGCTCGCTGATTCCCGACAATCCCAGTTCACCAATTCCGAAAGCAAGGCCTGCCGAGACACCACCCACTGCGGCGCCGATCACACCAGCTTTGAAGGCATCACCTATACTCCCGCCATTGAGCAATGAGCCTGAGAATCCCGAACCAAACCCTCCAGCCGCTCCGGCAACTACTGCGTTGGCAAGTCCTGCCCATCCGGTGCCGAAACTCGCCGTCACAACCATCCCCATCCCAACCCACAGGTTGCTTGCGACACCAATTGCAACCAACCCAGCTCCCGCAGTCACTACACCCACAACGACTACGGCCACAATCTTCACCGCGTCCTTGAGGCTGAAGAAGCCGCTGGGGTCGGTTCCTCCCAGCGGGTTGTTCGCGACATACGAATACCTGTTGTACTCCTGTCCGTCGTTCGCGTCTCCGACGAATGGGTCCGCCGTCATGAACCTGCCGACGACCGGGTCGTAGATCCGTCCGTTCATGTGGACCAGGCCGAAGTCGGTCAGGCCCTCGTGGTCGGTGAAGCCGCGCGTCGTTGGAGCCGCGTTGGTGACATCCGGAGCGGGGTTCGTATAGTGAACCGCCTGTCTGCCCCAGGCGTCGTAGGTGTACCGCCGCACCACGCGTCCGCGTTCATCGGAAATCGTCCCGATCGAGCCAAGGCCGTCGGTGTGGAGGAACCTTGTGTCCCTGACGAGCGAGGTGCGGTCGGTGTGCACCGCCACTCGGCCGGTGGGGGCAAGGATGTAGTGCCTGTGCTCGAAGGTCGTGCCCGCCCCCACCTTCTCGTAGATGCCACCCACGTAGATCGTGGTCTCATCCGGTGTGCCCGATGCCGCGGTGTTGCTGAACCGCTCCTGCTTCACCCGCTGTCCGGCCGCGTCGAAGGAGAACAGGGCCGACTTCTGCGTCTGCATGCTGGAGATTTTCCAGAGCTGGCCAAACGACGTCCAATCCGTGTAGCGGGCGTTGCTGCCATAGCCGGAAAGCATCATGCTCCCATTGGCGTCGTAGGCGTAGTTGCGACTGCCCGCGTACCCCACGGCGTGCGGTACGCTGTAGCTGAAGCTACCGACATCCGACTTGTACGAGATATTCCCATTGCGAAAGTAGTAGAGCGTGGTCTCCGCGCCGCCGATCACCCGGTGCACCATCAGCCGGTCCAGTCCGTCATAACCATCGCTCTTGCCCGGCGATCCAGCGGTGTAGAACCGTTCATCGCGAGCGATCGCCTGGTCCCGACGCTCGATCACATTGCCGACCCGGTCGTACTCGTACCACAGGTTCTGGACGGCGTAGGAGGTGCCGATCGCGGCGGCACGGTCGATCGCCGCATGCAGCAGCCGTCCGGTCGCCGTGGAATACACCCGGTCGTTCGCAAGGCCGTTGCCGTGGATTTCCGAATCGATCCGGCCCGCGGCCGTGAAGCTGTCGGTCCGCCAGAATACGCGGCCCTGGAGCTGATTGTTCTGCCTTGCCGAATCCGCATCCAGCCACGAGCGGATTTCCTTCAGGTACCCGAAGTCATTGTAAACGTGCCTGACCGAGAATGGCTCCGTGGTGAGCCCGGTCGCCGGATAGACGATCCGGTTCGGTCTGCTCCTGGAGTCGTAGCCTGTCTGCACGCTGTACACGGTTCCCGCGATCTTTCGGTCCACCCGGCTTGGGCGTCCGAGGCTGTCATAGGCATATGTCTCCTCGTAGCCAAGGTCATCCTGCACCCTGGCGATCCTGCCCTTGCCCATGGCGGCCGAATCGTACGTCCAGGTGATCGTCCGCTGCGGGAAACTGCCCTGGCTCCCCTGGGACAACGGCTGGACCTGGGTTTTCATGCGCCCGAGCGGATCATAGGTCATGGTCGTGACCTGCAGCTTCGCGTCCTTCTGCCAGATCAGTTCCCCGAAGACATTGTAGCGGTACTCCCAGGTCCCCATGTTGGGATCCACCATCGATGTCTTCCTCCCGCGAACATCATGCGCGATTGTTGTCACCGAGCCGTCCGCGTTTGTCGACACCAGGTTTCCGAGGGCGTCATGCGTGTGTGTGACACTCGATTGGTCCGAGCCTCCCGAGTACTTGTTCCGAACCGAGGACACAACCCAGCCCTGCGAATTGCGCACCGTCTCGGTGACACGCCCCTTCGGATCGGTCGCACTCGCGGCAAAATTGGAATAGCTGTAGGTCGTCGTCTGCGCGCCGTTCGCCTCATCGGGAGTGACGACCTGCCAGGGCCGTCCGATGGCATCGTAGGTCGTCGTTGTCCAGTGGACCGGTCCGCTCGCATAGTACGGCCGCGACACCGCCGAAACCCGCCCCAGGCCGTCGTACAGCGTCAACTGCCGCACCAGGCGGTTGTCGCCGCTCACTCCGTGCGTTTCGATCGCGCGACCGTACTTGTCGTGGAACGAGACGGATGGGGCTCCACCGGAGCTCTCCGTCTCGACAAACCAGGCTGTGCCGGAGGGCGCTCCGGCGGCCGGCCAGCGATAGTTTGTGAGGGTGAACGTGCCATCGGCGCGATCCTCCCGCACCGTGCGCCCGAAGCCGTCATGCTGCCAGGAAGTGACGAGGCCGTTGATTCCCTTGATCGACTGGACGACTCCAAGGACTTGGTTGTAGGCGGTGTATTCCTCCCTGTGAGCCAGCGCATTTTCCGTCCACTGCGCAAACCTGCCAAGAGGATCGTACTGGGTTGTCGCCACCCGGGTGACATCCGCTCCGACCGTGTAGTTGCCGCCGGATACGGTCAGGTCGGCACCCCTTGTTTCAACCCGCGTCCTGTTGCCCCAGGCGTCATGCTGGTAGGATGTCGTCAGCCTGAAAATCGGATCGCCAGGTTCGACCGTCTCCGAGGTGAGCAGCCCCGTGGAGGCATTGTAATCGAACGACGATGTCCGGGTGATGGGCTGCTGACCCGGCGCCGAGGAAGTCACAGTCACCGAGGAGAGCCGCCCGAGGATCCATGCGGCGGTGTTCGGCGCCATGTACTGGCTGGTGGTCGTCTTCGAAAAGCCATCGCTCGTCGCAACCGTGATCGAGGTGACGTTTCCGTAGGCATCCGGTTCGGCGCTCGTGGTGGTTGTCGTCAGGTAATTTTGGAAGGTGGTGAGATCGTGGGTGCGTTGCTCGACCTGGGAGGCGTAGAGCAAACGGGACGGGTATGCCACGCTTGTATTCAGAAGCTTCACTGACCACTGCGTGAAGGTTTCGCCCAGCAAACCGTCGGTGTCGCTATGAAGCGTCATCCGGGTGCTGTCCACGAGGCCGATGAAGGGGAAGTCCTGCCGAAAGAAGGAATGGGTGCGGATGTCGGTCTTCAAATCATGAACCTTCATGTAGCCAAACCCGAGCGAACCGCGCTCAGGGTGGGCGCGCAGGAAGGCGTAGGAGTATCGCAATTCGTGCACGCCCCCGATGCCGTCCTCGTTCTTCAGACTGGAGACCACCTGCCGAGGGCCGGTCATATTGACGACCTTGGGGCGGTCGGGCTCCGGCAGGTCGTCGTTATTGGCCGCCTTCGTGTAGACGACGGGATTGAGCAGGGAGTCATAGGCAACCTCCACCCGAACACCCAGGCCATTGGTGACGCTCTTGATTCGATCGGCGGTCGGCTTGGACTGATTGAGGTAGGCCGCTGAGAACTCGATTCCGGAGGAATGCTTGCGATACCAGACGCAGTCGACAGCACCATCGCCATTCAGGTCGACAAAGTCAGCCCCAGTCTGATCCACGCCATCCTGCAGCAGCAAGTGATGCAGATCGTGCGGAGCACTGGCACCGGCATAAACAAAGTCGCGACCGGTTCCGTAGAGCGTGTGTTTTTCGGCCGCCTGCCCACTGAACTGGCGGCTGAATGCGAGGTCGGCAATGCCGTCGAGATTCAGATCGATAAAGGCGCCTCCTGCGTTGCGGTACCCGTCGCGTGCGAGGGGGTGCGGGGCGGCAAACCGGGCTGTTTCCGAGGCTGTGATCCGCCAGCCTGTGCCGGTGTTCATCGCGCAGCCCCTGTCGACCGTTCCGGGCTCGCGGTACCAGAGCAGGTCCGGCAGGCCGTCGGCATTGACATCGGCAAACTCCGCTCCGACCGAGAAATTGTGGTCATCGGCAATCAGGCGCGGAAGGTAGTAGGCGGGCGCATCCTGCCAGCCAGAGCCCGTGTTGAGCCAGCTTTTCCGAAGCGTCTGGCCGTTGCCATGGTAGTAGGCGGCGATGTCAACCAGGCCATCGCCATTCAAGTCAATGAACCGGCCCTTCCACTGGGCGATGTCGTGGCTGATCGTGCTGTAGGCTGCATCGTACTGCCAGCCGGATTCGGTGTTGAGGTAGACGAAGATGTTCTGGGTGGCATACTGGCCGGTGCGGATGTGACTGACCATGTCGACACGGCCGTCGCCGTTGACGTCCATGAACCGCGCTCCGTGAAGCGGCATGTCATCCTTGGCGGTCGGGGAAGGCGGAGTCCACGAGGCGGGGGCTGTTTCCCAACCGGTGCCGGTGTTGCGCCGTGCTCCCTTCTCATGGGTGTCGCCGCCAGCGCCCATGCGCCACCACAGGTAGTCGATCAGGCCGTCGCCGTCGACGTCTACAAAGCGTCCCCCAGTGTCCAGTGCCGAATTTGAAAACGCGAGCGGGTGCGGCAGGAGATAGTTGGTGTTGTCGACCCAGCCGGCGCCGGTGTTGCGTTTGGCCAGATTGATTCCCATGCCGTCGCGCCGGGCGACGAAGTCGACGCGACCGTCGCCGTCGAAATCCACAAAGCCCGAGCCTGCCGGGCGTCCCTCGTTGGAGTTGTCGGCGAGGTAGTAGGCGGGCGAGTACTGGTTCGCGAGGGTCCAGCCGTAGGCGTTGTCCTCGTAATCGAAGGGAGCGGCGGGTAGGATTTGCCGTCGCTTCCGGTCTCGACCAGGGACGTGAGGATGCTGCGGTTGGTGTACAGCTGTGTGCCGGAGTTGACGCGGTAGTTGAGCGTGTAGGTGCGGGCAACACTCTCGCCGAAATACGATTTGACAGTTTTCAGCCGAACAGTGTTGGAAAGCGGGCTGCCGGCAAAGTAGCCCTGCGACCAGTCGGGGCGCGCCTCATACTCGAAACGAAGCGACGCGTACGGGGCGATTCCGCCGTTGCCCGTGTAGTTGATGCGGTGCAGGCGGTGCGAGCCCTGGACGGCGTCCTCCTCGTACTCAAAAGTCATGAAGGAGCCCGTGGTGTCGGTGATGCGATTGACATGCCAGGAGACCTTCTCTGCGCGGGGAGTGGGAGCGGCCTCGCCGGCGCCGCTCGACATGGCGTCGAGCGCCGAGTCCGCCGTCTGGCCAAACTGCAGGATAAGCCCGGCCTTGGTGTACACCGTAAAGGACGCGGGACCCGAGCCTGCGGAGCCGTTGGCAACGATTCTGCTGATCGAATCGATCTCGGTGCGGTACTCGCTGTTGGGAGCACCGTGAATGCCCGCCACCAGCACCAGTCGCTGGCCGTCGAGATAGAAGCGGTCCGCGGCCGTCAGGCTGGCGCCGCGGTTGGCGCCATCGATCACCTTGGACTGCGGGCCTCGGGTGATCGCCGAAACTCCTGAAAGCGACCATCCGAATCCGGCGATACCATTTCCAGACTGACTGGAGTAGTTGAGGGCGACTTTCGGCTCCATGCCGGAGGAGCCCGGTGTTGTCCAAAGAGGGATGGAATAGGTGAAGGCTCCCGAGGCATCCACACTGGCCTGGCCGACAGTGGCGCCCACGACCTGGGTGTTGGCGGTGTTGGCGACGGCCCAGCCAGCGGGTTTTGCGAGCGGACCGGATTCTGCGGCGCCCGGGTTGTAGATCAGGGGACTTGTGCCGAGGTTGTATTCGGCAAGATTGTTCAACCCATCGTTGTCCGGATCGAGCAGGGCGTCGGAGGCGGAGGCCGGATTGAGACCGTAGGAGCTCTCCCATCCATTGGGCAGGCCGTCGGAATCATTGTCGGCATTGGGATCCGTGTTCGTCGTGAAGTTGGCCTGAACGACCGCGCTGGCTCCGTTCAGCGCATAGCTGGTCGATGGCGAGTAGGCATTGAAGAAGTAACCGCCGTCGGCGCTGGATTTTGACCAGTGGCTGAACGCCATGCCTGCGGGCGGTGTTGCCTGGATGGCGACCTGGGCGTTGGCGGAAAGGCCGCTCGCGCTGCCAGTGCCGCCATTGACGGTGAGACTGTAAGTTGCGGCCGCCTGGACCGTGAAATTGCCCGAGGTTCCCAGTTTGACATAACCGCCCGTTGCCTGGAAGAGCCGGGCATTGTAGGTGCCGGGTGGCAGGAGGCTGTCGACGGCAAAGTTCACCGAGCCCGAACCCGCGCTGGGCACAGATCCGGACTTGATGGGACTCGTGTCGCTTCCGGACGAGGAGTAGATGCCAAGCCAGGAGGACGTTGTCGGTGCTCCGGTGTAGCTCACGGTGACAGTCTGTCCCGGGGCGACCGGGTTTGGCGTGACCGAAACCTGCGACTGCACGGTGAAGGTCAGCTGCGCCGTGGCGCTTGCGCCCAGGGTGTCGACGACTTCGAGTTTGAAGGTGTAGGCACCGGCGGTGGGGAACGTATAGTTGAACTGTGCCGACTGGCTTCCTCCGGCTATCGGCGTCCAGTTTGCCGAGTTTGGCAGGAGACTCACCCGCCATTGGGAAAGGTTCGAGGTGGAGTCGCTTGAGGAATAGAGGATCGTGGCCGTCGATCCCGCGGCTATCGTTGTCGCACCGGAGGCACCAATGGATGCGGTGGGCGCGGTGTTGGCGGCGTAGTTTGCGGTCAGGGTGGCCGCACCATTGCCGACAGTGAAGTTTGTCGAGGCGCTTGTGCTGACGGCCAGCGTGCCCGGCCCGGACTTCGTCCATTGGGAAAACAATTGACCGGCGGGCGGCGGATTCGCGGTGATCGGAAACACCGTTCCCTCGGTGGCGGTGACGGAGCTCTGGCCGCTGCTCGTTCCGTTGACAACGGAGATCGTGTGGCTGGGCTGGCTGACGGCGGTGCCCTCGAATCGGAATTCGGTCGTGCCGAACCAACTCGTCCGATAGAGCCGCCAGTACCGGGCGACAATGTCGATGCTGACACTTGTGCCCGTCTTCGAATACCCGGTGCTGAACGTGTATGCGGTGCTCCAGTTGGTGCCGTCGCTGGAGTACTGAAGGATCGAGCCGTCCGAATAGTCGGATGCCCAGGCCCATCCCGCGAGCATGCCCCCGCCCACATGAACCTTGGTGATCCGCTTTGCACTGCCAAAATCCGCCATGAGCCAGTTCGCCGCAGCGGTGTCGGACGCATACCCGTAGGAGTTGTCATGCAGCCCGTCGGTCAGGTAGGTGTAATTGGGCGCGAGCGCGGGGTAGGTGTAATGAGCCGCGTAGCTCGATGAGACGGTGTAGGGCAGGCTCGTGGCCGGAGGAGCCGTGACGACGACGGACGTCGACGCGGTGCCGGTGGCGCCATTGGAATCCTCCACTTCAATCGTGATTGTGTGGGTCCCGGCGGAGACAAAGGACATGGTCAGGCTGGAGGAGGCGCTGCCGCCCGAGATGTAGCTCCATGCCTGGGGCACCCCGGCGATCACCTGCCGCCACCGGTACAGGTTCGCATTGGAATCCGATGCCGAATAGTTCCACGTGCCGTCCTGCCCGGTTGTGAGCGAGGCGGGACCCGAGATCGAGGCGGTGGGTGCGGAATTGGTGTTCGGATTCACGATCTGGATCGTGTACCAGCCGCTGTCGCCCGTGTTGCCGGCCTGATCGTCCACCACCCCCCGAAGCACCCATGTCGTTGGAGAGGTCGGCGTCGTGAGCGTCACGCTGTTGCTGTAGGAACCACCCGAGATTGTCCATGAAGCCCAGGGAAATGAGTCTCCCTGGCTCATGAGGTTCACATGGTTCAGGTCGCCATCGGCGTCGCTCGCCGAGAGACTGATCGTGATCTGCGACCCTGTGTACGCGGTGAGGACGCCGTTCGCCTGAGTGATGCCTGAGCCCGGCGAGAACTGGATCGCGGGTGGTGTGCTGCCGCCCGATGCGAGCGACAATGAAATGCTCGAATACCACGATCCATAGCTGTAGGTGGTCACCCCGTTGGCGGTCGATCCGGTGTAGCTGCTTTGTCCGGGAAGCGAGGTGACTGTGATCAGAGCAGTCTGGCCGGGTGCGATGAGCCCCGCGTGCACGGCGGCAGTCGCAATGTTGCTGTCATGAGTATAGACGCCGGTGCCCCAGACGATGCCGGTGGTTGCTCCGGTGACGGTCACGTCGTAACCGAATACACGGGTGGCAAGGGCGAAAACGAGCGCAAGGATCCTGAGTTTCATGGCGGTCCTTGTGTGGGTCAGAGGTTTTCCGACGCGCCGCCGTGCCTGCGCTGGCTTCGCTCGAAGAACAAACTCTGAAGCAGGGGATCCGCCTCAATCCGGCGGACGGCCTCCCCGGGAATCTTCTCCCGGGCGACCGCCCAGAGGATTCCCTCGAAATCGTTTCGCGTCATTGTGGCCACCACAGACTCCCGCCTTGCCTGTCCCTTTGCCGGCGCCTGTTCGATGACGATCCTTGCCTGATCGAGTCCCCCCGAAAGAAAGAGCAGCGAACAGGCCTGGAAGTACCAGAGCCTTTCCTCGGGCTCGTCCTTGGCGGATTTGCGGTTGCCGGCGACCCGGGTCAACTTGAGCTCGGGTATGTCCGCGGAAAAATCGAGATTTGCTGCAACGCGCGCTTTGTGGGACGCGATGAATCGTTCGAGACGCCCCTGCGCGAGCACGGCGCGTTGGGGGAAGGTGGGCCTTGGGTCCGAACGCGATCCCAGGGACCAAACCATGCGCATGGCGTTGAGGTGCCCGCCGCGCTCCAAGGTGACATCGTCGCCGACTATCCAACCGTCAACGCGGCTTTGAGACTGGAGGCGAACGGTGCTCTCGGGCGCATAGACCGAACCGTAGACGCGCGCCTTTGGGCCGACCGTGAACGCACGGCCGGAGATTCGCAGATCGAGCCATCCCGGCAGATCCTCGCGCCCTATCACACCGTCCAGTTTGTCGAAGCCATCAGTGGTCAATGTCACCGGGCCCGCAAGGTCGATGCTTGCCCCCGCCAGCAACTCGATCGCTGAAAAGTCATATCGCGCGGGCTTTGTTGCTCCCGCTTCGCCAAGCACCACGCGGCTGCCTTGGACAACCAGTCTGCCGTAGGCTCCGGGAGGCAGGTTCACGGGCTCGAAGGCAAACCTGATCGTTATGTCTCCTGCCGATGCAAAGTCTCCCTTGCCAATCGGGTCGTTTCCGGAGATCGCGAGCACACGCTTGCCCGCGGCCTTTTTGGCGCGTGCCAGCTTGGGAATCGCCTGAACTGCTGCCTCCTCACCTGCCTTCGAAAGACTTGCGCCACCCTGGAGCGTGCCTTCCACGACAAGCCGGTTTCGCGCGATGATCCCGGTTTCCGACTGGCCCCTTGCACTTGGAAGAAATGTGGCGAAGCCGAGTACGGCGACGATCAAGCTGGAGATGCAGGCAGCGGGATTCATGGGTTGGTGCAGTGGAAAATTTGCGGATGCGCGTTCAAGATTGCTGGAGCGGGCGGACGAAAGGCGCAGGGATGCCGAGGCTGGATTCTGCGGAAAACTCGAATGCGACATTGGGTGAAAGCTTCCCGGTCGCGTCGGGGTATTCGGAAATTCTGATCCAAAAACAGAAATGGTCCTTGCTGTGGAAAGTCGTGAAGTCGTGTGCATGAAATCGAACGCAGTTCGTCTCATCTCGTTACGCCCCTGCGGGCGTCGCCGATTCACCCCGTGTCGCATTTTTTGAAATGCGGAGAAGACCTATTACCACAACGTCCTGGCTGAATTAGCGGCCCGCATAGGCCGCTCGAGCCAATTGACTCCGACCGGTGATGTCCCGCCATTCAGGACCGACCCGTTCCAGCCATCTCGGGCTGGGGCGGAGTCGCGTTAGCGTTTGAGGCTGGTACAAAATTGTACCATCTTCAACCCGTGCCGATTTCCACCGCCACGTCCCGAGACCTCGAACTCAAGCGGTCGCTGACCGTTTCGATTCAAAAGAAGATGGCTGAGGACAATCTCTCCATCAGCGCGCTGGCCGCACGCATGGGCACCGGCCGCACCGCCGTGCGGCGTATTCTCGATGCCAAAAACACCTCCATCACCTTTCGTTCCGTAAGCCGCATCGCTCAAGCGGTCGGTCTGCAAATCAGACTCATCGCCGAGCCTGTGTCTCCCCGCGATTTGGGTAAACTCGCGCATCGGCTGGCGAAAAGCAACAACCGCGCAGAGTCATCCAAACTAGCCGCTCAAATCACCGAGGGTTTCTACGCGGGCTCTTGATGCTGAAAGTTCAGCGCAAAGACATTTTCCGCGCACTCTTCGCTCACTTGTTGCAGCGGATCGAAGATCGCA
This window of the Opitutaceae bacterium genome carries:
- a CDS encoding XRE family transcriptional regulator is translated as MPISTATSRDLELKRSLTVSIQKKMAEDNLSISALAARMGTGRTAVRRILDAKNTSITFRSVSRIAQAVGLQIRLIAEPVSPRDLGKLAHRLAKSNNRAESSKLAAQITEGFYAGS
- a CDS encoding VCBS repeat-containing protein, producing MDFDGDGRVDFVARRDGMGINLAKRNTGAGWVDNTNYLLPHPLAFSNSALDTGGRFVDVDGDGLIDYLWWRMGAGGDTHEKGARRNTGTGWETAPASWTPPSPTAKDDMPLHGARFMDVNGDGRVDMVSHIRTGQYATQNIFVYLNTESGWQYDAAYSTISHDIAQWKGRFIDLNGDGLVDIAAYYHGNGQTLRKSWLNTGSGWQDAPAYYLPRLIADDHNFSVGAEFADVNADGLPDLLWYREPGTVDRGCAMNTGTGWRITASETARFAAPHPLARDGYRNAGGAFIDLNLDGIADLAFSRQFSGQAAEKHTLYGTGRDFVYAGASAPHDLHHLLLQDGVDQTGADFVDLNGDGAVDCVWYRKHSSGIEFSAAYLNQSKPTADRIKSVTNGLGVRVEVAYDSLLNPVVYTKAANNDDLPEPDRPKVVNMTGPRQVVSSLKNEDGIGGVHELRYSYAFLRAHPERGSLGFGYMKVHDLKTDIRTHSFFRQDFPFIGLVDSTRMTLHSDTDGLLGETFTQWSVKLLNTSVAYPSRLLYASQVEQRTHDLTTFQNYLTTTTTSAEPDAYGNVTSITVATSDGFSKTTTSQYMAPNTAAWILGRLSSVTVTSSAPGQQPITRTSSFDYNASTGLLTSETVEPGDPIFRLTTSYQHDAWGNRTRVETRGADLTVSGGNYTVGADVTRVATTQYDPLGRFAQWTENALAHREEYTAYNQVLGVVQSIKGINGLVTSWQHDGFGRTVREDRADGTFTLTNYRWPAAGAPSGTAWFVETESSGGAPSVSFHDKYGRAIETHGVSGDNRLVRQLTLYDGLGRVSAVSRPYYASGPVHWTTTTYDAIGRPWQVVTPDEANGAQTTTYSYSNFAASATDPKGRVTETVRNSQGWVVSSVRNKYSGGSDQSSVTHTHDALGNLVSTNADGSVTTIAHDVRGRKTSMVDPNMGTWEYRYNVFGELIWQKDAKLQVTTMTYDPLGRMKTQVQPLSQGSQGSFPQRTITWTYDSAAMGKGRIARVQDDLGYEETYAYDSLGRPSRVDRKIAGTVYSVQTGYDSRSRPNRIVYPATGLTTEPFSVRHVYNDFGYLKEIRSWLDADSARQNNQLQGRVFWRTDSFTAAGRIDSEIHGNGLANDRVYSTATGRLLHAAIDRAAAIGTSYAVQNLWYEYDRVGNVIERRDQAIARDERFYTAGSPGKSDGYDGLDRLMVHRVIGGAETTLYYFRNGNISYKSDVGSFSYSVPHAVGYAGSRNYAYDANGSMMLSGYGSNARYTDWTSFGQLWKISSMQTQKSALFSFDAAGQRVKQERFSNTAASGTPDETTIYVGGIYEKVGAGTTFEHRHYILAPTGRVAVHTDRTSLVRDTRFLHTDGLGSIGTISDERGRVVRRYTYDAWGRQAVHYTNPAPDVTNAAPTTRGFTDHEGLTDFGLVHMNGRIYDPVVGRFMTADPFVGDANDGQEYNRYSYVANNPLGGTDPSGFFSLKDAVKIVAVVVVGVVTAGAGLVAIGVASNLWVGMGMVVTASFGTGWAGLANAVVAGAAGGFGSGFSGSLLNGGSIGDAFKAGVIGAAVGGVSAGLAFGIGELGLSGISEHLAHGVAQGGVTEAMGGEFRHGFYAAAFASAAAGPISRFAPGGVPGQVVAAAVVGGTASAIGGGKFANGAVSGAFTYLFNHAAHSDGSIRGFGTADEAGVEMSIRAKKLTLADVDSLEHSGEIFSYEEAGKTLYGAQAPRPGGKPYTKGGKVYQPGAGIDSRKIPAGTRFVGGYHSHPSSASFSDDGNGIGDIPAVLAASQKAGRAIPLYLGRDGGFFGKKITVEVLRAYQEPDGAWRTRTENLGTFSR
- a CDS encoding helix-turn-helix domain-containing protein, translating into MSLAKSGRFTVTELCEQFGISRKTGYKHLERYADEGMNGLRVRSHRPHRMPQRTAEQIEALIVAERRLHRTWGPKKLYRMLELKHQIERPPARSTIGEILRRNGLSVKRRRKPGAYEAPSNGLTEATQPNHVWTVDFKGWFNLADGTRCDPLTVCDLYSHFILACRAQPNQQFHNTLCTFKNLMRQVGLPEIIRV